The Euphorbia lathyris chromosome 3, ddEupLath1.1, whole genome shotgun sequence genome contains a region encoding:
- the LOC136223307 gene encoding aquaporin NIP6-1 codes for MENEEGPSTPGTPGGPLFGGFRGRKSLLKTCKCFGVDKEWAIEDGRMPPVSCYIPPPPVSLARKVGAEFVGTMILIFAGTATAIVNQKTQGGETLIGLAASAGLAVMIVILSTGHISGAHLNPSITIAFAALKHFPWKHVPVYIGAQVMASISAAFALKVIFNPIEDGGGGLTLPSGGYSQAFALEFIISFILMFVVTAVATDTRAVGELAGIAVGATVMLNILIAGPTTGASMNPVRTLGPAIAANNYKAIWVYLTAPILGALCGAGTYSVVKLPEEDTEKPLEARSFTR; via the exons ATGGAGAATGAAGAAGGTCCTTCTACACCAGGGACACCTGGAGGTCCTCTGTTTGGTGGTTTTAGAGGGAGAAAATCACTTCTGAAAACGTGTAAATGCTTTGGAGTTGATAAAGAATGGGCCATTGAAGATGGAAGAATGCCTCCTGTTTCTTGCTATATTCCCCCACCTCCTGTCTCCCTTGCAAGAAAG GTGGGGGCTGAGTTTGTAGGAACAATGATACTGATATTTGCAGGAACAGCAACAGCAATAGTGAACCAAAAGACACAAGGGGGTGAAACACTAATAGGATTAGCAGCATCAGCTGGACTTGCTGTTATGATTGTTATTTTATCAACTGGACATATCTCTGGAGCACATCTCAACCCTTCTATCACCATTGCTTTTGCTGCCCTCAAACATTTTCCCTGGAAACAT GTGCCAGTGTATATTGGAGCACAGGTGATGGCATCCATAAGTGCAGCATTCGCATTAAAAGTGATATTTAATCCAATAGAAGATGGAGGAGGAGGACTAACACTTCCTTCTGGAGGCTATTCTCAAGCTTTTGCTCTTGAATTCATCATCTCCTTCATTCTCATGTTTGTTGTCACTGCTGTTGCCACCGACACTAGAGCT GTGGGAGAGTTGGCAGGAATCGCAGTTGGGGCTACTGTTATGCTCAATATACTCATCGCCGG ACCAACAACAGGTGCATCAATGAACCCAGTGAGAACATTAGGGCCAGCTATAGCTGCAAACAACTACAAAGCCATATGGGTCTACCTCACTGCTCCCATCCTTGGGGCATTGTGCGGCGCTGGAACTTATTCTGTTGTCAAGCTGCCAGAGGAAGATACTGAAAAACCTTTGGAAGCAAGAAGCTTCACAAGGTAA